The DNA sequence CAAACATTTTTTCTGCTAGTTCTGGACCACTGATATTAGCATATCCAGGATAATTTTCAATATCTGAGGTATTGTTCATTTGTCCGCCTGGAATGCCACGTTCCAAAAGAGCCACTTTAAGATTACTTCTAGCAGCATAAAGCGCAGCTGTCATGCCTGCTGGTCCAGCTCCAATAATAATTGTGTCGTACATAAATTTACTTCCTTTATTGTAATCACTGTTATTCTAACGTTATTAAGCTCTTTTTTCAAACATTATGCTCTGAAGATAAGCAGAATCCCCATCATTGCAAAGGATAAAATCGGAATCGTCATCACTGCAATCAATAGCATATCATACAGATGAGCTTGTCGATCTTTGATTGTTTTATCAACACGGCGAACAGCACGAAGCCCAATCCATAATCCGAGAAAACTCCCTACCAATAGCGCCGTAATCAGTAAACTCTCTAGATAGAGTAAAAAAACTTGAGACAGCATAGCCACTCCTCTATTAACTAACTTTTATTAAAGGCATTCAAAACAAATGCCGCAAACTTGAAAATAAACCCAGCTAGCAAGGCCAACTGGGCTTCTTTTTCTATTATATCAAATATATGTCCGTTTGTAACTGGCAAAAAATTCTTTTGTGCGTTCTT is a window from the Streptococcus anginosus subsp. whileyi MAS624 genome containing:
- a CDS encoding DUF4059 family protein; this encodes MLSQVFLLYLESLLITALLVGSFLGLWIGLRAVRRVDKTIKDRQAHLYDMLLIAVMTIPILSFAMMGILLIFRA